One window of the Mytilus galloprovincialis chromosome 14, xbMytGall1.hap1.1, whole genome shotgun sequence genome contains the following:
- the LOC143059521 gene encoding uncharacterized protein LOC143059521 — MKMGKRFEIRLSALPSAQSPDTPELNKKQKHAKVMRERRAKWNEQQKQENKERSRIRMQNMRERKKKEHTQKSVSKNILTRHELKKEEERKRVQREKKRQYRETLSSQKKRRIKEKDRNKKRLKRQKTKLNKLTVHHVHQVDTTSNIISNTDSEIVPVQNDQSNQVSKQWTKPALRKAISRVKSALPRSPSKRQKVLNQLSKTNDICNEQNRTLISIVKAAHENLKGKTKTEKMARKKFVSNLSDHIKRKYGMQSLVCKTFGIEKRYLTKYCKNTEQKQRKDTISKDTTDSVNKFLVREDISINVPNIKAMKANTEDHQFVLQKSMTEIYSDWKAENQNTKLSKSKFLKMRPKNVKLQNQRKLIQCLCEYCENVNLKITAFNNFAVRKNQQHLRIRDKYEAINMILCDKNGEQFNKITCIEGKCVNCGTENLSKRMEPLIIANEEMKWQKWDFVNVPNHKTGKEIKKRQLVTFFTPAQQLFVQLLDELQFLLYHLFVASWQQNQFRQLNNRPPEKTVVLTMDFAENFSCFAQNEIQGAHWAKDSVTIHPVIARYQCKNQECNNSMVDDIIDIISNDLQHDVHAVQKFTEVIIKFLREERRIDVEKMFILSDGCAAQYKSKVAFLDSSMSQVDNNIKSEKAFYGSRHGKNRCDGEGGVIKSKAARIIRNGGLINSAKDLYQQCLCLQKELTNPDGTCNHNRRKLIWVERSNIRHVRPNRVCKTVKGTRSLHSVRGIGAGQIQVRKLTCFCAFCTATEHAEGTSLTCENEAVVGPWRSVILNGFNMVNRNDEEQDIENEQDNRDDEYEIVNEDGPDLNMLNRNDEEQDIENKTDDRDDDDEIVNEDGPDLNMLNRNDEEQDIENKTDDRDDDDEIVNEDGPDLNMLNRNDEEQDIENKTDDRDDDDEIVNEDGPDLNMLNRNDEEQDIENEQDKRDDDDELVTEDGPDDFLGSDLFTELPDLKDTSMTSLNFNMSFSDADCEKESFNTHDTYIDQFISGNHENTENIEHVQEKCNPSRFLNGHGSCTISILKMENGWMVGQRIPLQFQMLLIRWTHQT, encoded by the exons ATGAAG ATGGGAAAAAGATTTGAAATCAGATTAAGTGCCCTACCATCTGCACAAAGTCCAGATACTCCAGAATTGAACAAGAAACAAAAACATGCCAAAGTAATGCGTGAAAGACGAGCAAAGTGGAATGAACAACAGaaacaagaaaataaagaaagaagcAGAATAAGGATGCAAAATATGcgtgaaaggaaaaaaaaagaacatactcAAAAGTCTGTAAGTAAAAACATTCTGACAAgacatgaattaaaaaaagaagaagagaGAAAAAGAGTGCAAAGAGAAAAAAAGAGACAATACAGAGAAACTCTGTCTTCACAAAAGAAAAGAAGAATTAAAGAAAAAGACCGAAACAAGAAAAGGTTAAaacgacaaaaaacaaaattaaacaagcTTAcagttcatcatgttcatcaagTAGACACTACATCCAATATAATTTCAAATACAGATAGTGAAATAGTACCTGTTCAAAATGATCAATCTAATCAAGTGTCAAAGCAATGGACCAAACCAGCTTTAAGAAAAGCAATAAGCAGGGTAAAATCAGCTTTGCCTAGAAGTCCTTCTAAAAGGCAAAAGGTGTTGAACCAATTGAGTAAAACAAATGACATATGtaatgaacagaacagaacactTATATCAATAGTGAAAGCAGCACATGAAAATTTAAAAGGAAAAACAAAGACAGAAAAGATGGCCAGGAAAAAATTTGTTTCCAATTTATCAGACcatatcaaaagaaaatatggCATGCAAAGTTTAGTTTGTAAAACCTTTGGAATTGAAAAAAGATACttaacaaaatattgtaaaaacacGGAACAGAAACAAAGAAAGGATACTATTTCAAAAGATACTACAGATTCTGTTAACAAATTTCTTGTACGTGAAGACATATCAATTAATGTACCAAATATTAAAGCAATGAAAGCAAATACAGAAGACCATCAATTTGTGCTACAGAAGTCAATGACAGAAATATATTCAGATTGGAAAGCCGAAAAccaaaatacaaaattatcaaaatctAAATTCTTAAAAATGAGACCAAAGAATGTAAAATTACAGAACCAGAGAAAACTAATCCAGTGTCTATGTGAATATTGTGAAAATGTGAATTTGAAAATCAcagcttttaacaattttgcAGTACGTAAGAATCAACAGCATCTTAGAATTAGAGATAAGTACGAAGCTATTAATATGATTTTATGCGATAAAAATGgggaacaatttaacaaaattacTTGCATAGAAGGAAAGTGTGTGAATTGTGGAACAGAGAATCTAAGTAAAAGAATGGAACCTCTTATCATAGCTAATGAAGAAATGAAATGGCAAAAATGGGATTTTGTGAATGTACCAAACCACAAAAcaggaaaagaaataaaaaaaaggcagttGGTTACATTTTTCACCCCAGCACAACAGTTGTTTGTTCAACTATTGGATGAACTGCAGTTCCTACTATATCATTTGTTTGTTGCCAGTTGGCAACAAAATCAGTTTAGACAATTAAACAATAGACCCCCAGAAAAAACTGTTGTCCTCACAATGGATTTTGCAGAAAACTTTTCTTGCTTTGCGCAGAATGAAATCCAAGGCGCCCATTGGGCCAAAGACTCAGTTACAATACATCCAGTTATAGCAAGATAtcagtgcaaaaaccaagaatgtAACAATTCAATGGTAGATGACATCATTGACATCATCAGTAATGATTTACAACATGATGTACATGCAGTTCAAAAATTTACAGAAGTGATTATAAAATTTTTGAGGGAAGAAAGAAGAATAGATGTAGAAAAAATGTTCATTCTTTCAGACGGATGTGCTGCCCAATACAAGTCTAAGGTGGCATTTTTAGATTCCAGCATGTCACAGGTGGACAATAATATTAAATCAGAAAAGGCATTTTATGGCTCCAGGCATGGAAAGAACAGGTGTGATGGAGAAGGGGGAGTCATAAAATCGAAGGCAGCAAGAATAATAAGGAACGGAGGATTGATCAACTCTGCTAAGGATTTGTATCAACAGTGTTTATGTTTGCAGAAAGAACTTACAAACCCTGATGGAACTTGTAACCATAATAGACGAAAATTAATTTGGGTTGAAAGAAGCAACATACGACATGTAAGACCAAACAGAGTATGTAAAACAGTTAAAGGTACCCGAAGTCTACATTCTGTGAGGGGTATAGGAGCAGGACAAATTCAAGTCAGGAAACTgacttgtttttgtgctttttgCACTGCCACTGAACATGCTGAAGGAACAAGTTTAACATGTGAGAATGAGGCAGTTGTTGGTCCATGGAGGAGTGTAATCTTGAATGGTTTCAACATGGTAAACAGGAATGATGAAGAGCAAGACATTGAAAACGAACAAGATAATAGAGATGATGAGTATGAAATAGTAAACGAAGATGGACCTGATCTCAACATGCTAAACAGGAATGATGAAGAGCaagacattgaaaataaaacagatgatagagatgatgatgatgaaataGTAAACGAAGATGGACCTGATCTCAACATGCTAAACAGGAATGATGAAGAGCAagacattgaaaacaaaacagatgatagagatgatgatgatgaaataGTAAACGAAGATGGACCTGATCTCAACATGCTAAACAGGAATGATGAAGAGCAagacattgaaaacaaaacagatgatagagatgatgatgatgaaataGTAAACGAAGATGGACCTGATCTCAACATGCTAAACAGGAATGATGAAGAGCAAGACATTGAAAACGAACAAGATAAaagagatgatgatgatgaattaGTTACTGAAGATGGACCTGACGATTTCCTTGGAAGTGACTTATTTACTGAACTACCAGACCTAAAGG acACCAGTATGACGAGTCTCAACTTCAACATGTCATTCAGTGATGCTGATTGCGAAAAAGAATCTTTCAATACGCATGATACATATATTGATCAATTTATCAGTGG gaaCCATGAAAACACAGAAAACATTGAACATGTTCAAGAAAAATGTAATCCTTCAAG GTTTCTGAATGGCCATGGATCATGTACTATAAGTATTTTAAAGATGGAAAATGGATGGATGGTGGGCCAACGTATACCATTGCAATTTCAGATGTTGTTGATACGTTGGACCCACCAGACATAA